From the genome of Ananas comosus cultivar F153 linkage group 16, ASM154086v1, whole genome shotgun sequence, one region includes:
- the LOC109721905 gene encoding BURP domain-containing protein 3-like, with product MGHSLPLLSLLFVVAVATTHATSPAQVYWRSVLPNTPMPSAISDLLSSETVADEEAAASVNVGKGVGVHVDPGNGKPTTNVHVSPGGTGVHVGPGKVKPDTNVYAGPGGAHVSVGPVPYAGPFLYNYAATETQLRDDPSVALFFLEKDLRPGKKMTLHFPEVASGPAFLPRKEADAIPLSVEKLPEVLGRFAIQPDSVEARWMRKTAQECQEPAAGGEKKFCATSLESMVDFSTSSLGTRDVRAVSTTVPKKGAPKQEYTIVPSGVRKLAGDELVACHAETYAYAVFYCHLTGTTRAYTVKMVGKDGAAVDAAAVCHADTAAWNPKHLAFQVLKVKPGTVPICHFIPQDHVVWSRRT from the exons ATGGGTCACTCGTTACCTCTCCTTTCCCTGCTATTC GTTGTAGCAGTAGCAACTACACATGCAACTTCGCCGGCTCAAGTTTACTGGCGCTCTGTCCTGCCTAACACTCCCATGCCAAGCGCCATTAGCGACCTTCTAAGCTCTG AAACGGTGGCGGACGAGGAAGCGGCGGCCTCGGTCAACGTGGGGAAGGGAGTGGGCGTCCACGTGGACCCGGGGAACGGCAAGCCAACGACGAACGTCCACGTGAGCCCCGGCGGGACCGGGGTCCACGTGGGCCCGGGGAAGGTCAAGCCAGACACGAACGTCTACGCGGGCCCCGGCGGGGCCCACGTGAGCGTGGGCCCCGTCCCCTACGCGGGCCCCTTTTTGTACAACTACGCCGCCACCGAGACCCAGCTCCGCGACGACCCCAGCGTCGCGCTCTTCTTCCTGGAGAAGGACCTACGCCCGGGGAAGAAGATGACGCTCCACTTCCCGGAAGTCGCTTCCGGCCCCGCTTTCCTCCCCCGGAAGGAAGCCGACGCGATCCCGCTCTCCGTCGAGAAGCTTCCGGAAGTCCTCGGCAGGTTCGCGATCCAGCCGGACTCCGTCGAGGCCCGGTGGATGCGGAAGACTGCCCAAGAGTGCCAGGAGccggcggccggcggggagAAGAAGTTCTGCGCCACGTCGCTCGAGTCCATGGTCGACTTCAGCACGTCGAGCCTCGGGACGCGCGACGTGCGGGCGGTGTCCACCACCGTCCCTAAGAAG GGTGCTCCGAAACAGGAGTACACTATCGTGCCGTCCGGCGTCCGTAAACTGGCCGGGGACGAGCTGGTGGCGTGCCACGCAGAGACGTACGCGTACGCGGTCTTCTACTGCCATTTGACGGGAACGACGAGGGCGTACACGGTGAAGATGGTCGGGAAAGACGGTGCGGCGGTGGATGCGGCGGCAGTTTGCCACGCCGACACGGCAGCGTGGAACCCGAAACACCTGGCGTTCCAGGTGCTCAAGGTGAAGCCCGGGACCGTGCCCATTTGCCACTTCATCCCACAAGACCATGTTGTGTGGAGCCGCCGCACTTAG
- the LOC109721906 gene encoding BURP domain-containing protein 3-like isoform X1, with protein sequence MGRWLPLLSLLLVAAAATAHATSPAQVYWRSILPNTPMPSAISNLLSSQTAAGEKAATSVSVGKGVGVHVYPGKRKPTTNVHVGPRWAGVSVGPAAFDTDDNRNYAASVTDRATFNYAASHTQLRGDLSVAPFFLEKDLPPGKKMTLYFPELTFAPAFLPRKEADSIPFSVEKLPEVLGRFAIQPDSIEAQWMRKTARDCEAPAMKGEKKFCATSLESMVDFSTSSLGTRDVRAVSTIVAKKGAPKQEYTIVSSGVRKLAGSDGVVCHMEAYAYAVFYCHMVGSTRAYMVKMVGKDGAAVDAVAVCHADTAAWNPKHLAFQVLKVKPGTVPICHFLLQDHVVWTRRT encoded by the exons ATGGGTCGCTGGTTACCTCTCCTCTCCCTACTACTC GTTGCCGCAGCAGCAACTGCACATGCAACTTCACCTGCACAAGTTTATTGGCGTTCCATCCTACCTAACACTCCTATGCCAAGCGCCATTAGCAACCTCCTAAGCTCTc AAACGGCGGCCGGGGAGAAAGCCGCGACCTCGGTCAGCGTGGGGAAGGGAGTGGGCGTCCACGTGTATCCGGGGAAGCGCAAGCCAACGACGAACGTCCACGTCGGCCCCAGATGGGCCGGGGTCAGCGTGGGCCCCGCCGCCTTCGATACTGACGACAACCGTAATTACGCCGCCTCCGTTACTGACAGGGCGACGTTTAATTACGCCGCCTCCCATACCCAGCTCCGCGGCGACCTCAGCGTCGCACCCTTCTTCCTGGAAAAGGACCTCCCCCCCGGGAAGAAGATGACCCTCTACTTCCCGGAACTCACCTTCGCCCCCGCTTTCCTCCCCAGGAAAGAAGCCGACTCGATCCCGTTCTCCGTCGAGAAGCTTCCGGAAGTCCTCGGCCGGTTTGCGATCCAGCCGGACTCCATCGAGGCCCAGTGGATGAGGAAGACGGCCAGAGATTGCGAGGCGCCGGCGATGAAGGGGGAGAAGAAGTTCTGCGCCACGTCACTCGAGTCCATGGTCGACTTCAGCACGTCGAGCCTCGGGACGCGCGACGTGCGGGCCGTGTCGACCATTGTCGCTAAGAAG GGTGCTCCGAAGCAGGAGTACACAATCGTATCGTCCGGCGTCCGTAAACTGGCCGGGAGTGATGGGGTGGTGTGCCACATGGAGGCATACGCGTACGCGGTCTTCTACTGCCACATGGTGGGATCGACGAGGGCGTACATGGTGAAGATGGTCGGGAAAGACGGGGCGGCGGTGGACGCGGTGGCGGTTTGCCACGCGGACACGGCGGCGTGGAACCCGAAACACCTGGCTTTCCAGGTGCTCAAGGTGAAGCCCGGGACTGTGCCCATTTGCCACTTCCTCCTGCAAGACCATGTTGTGTGGACCCGCCGCACTTAG